Proteins found in one Prochlorococcus marinus XMU1405 genomic segment:
- the rimI gene encoding ribosomal protein S18-alanine N-acetyltransferase, translating to MISIKHIKEKDIDLCYELDSNTISLWSKNQWAKEFKKDGVNVFGILLSNLVVGICVFHVVLDEAQINFFVVNHKYRKKGFGTYLMSYLIEECEKLNLKKLILEVSHSNFSADKFYNSFDFNTVGIRRDYYKDGSDALLKEKKLRTK from the coding sequence ATGATATCCATTAAACATATAAAAGAGAAAGATATTGATTTATGTTATGAATTAGATTCAAATACGATCTCTTTGTGGAGCAAAAATCAATGGGCTAAAGAATTTAAAAAAGATGGTGTCAATGTCTTCGGGATATTACTTTCAAATCTTGTAGTAGGAATATGTGTTTTTCATGTAGTTCTTGATGAAGCTCAAATAAATTTTTTTGTGGTAAACCATAAATACAGGAAAAAAGGTTTTGGAACTTACCTTATGAGCTACTTAATAGAAGAATGTGAAAAATTAAATTTAAAAAAATTAATTTTGGAAGTCTCTCATTCTAATTTTTCTGCTGATAAATTTTACAATAGCTTTGATTTTAATACTGTGGGAATACGAAGAGATTATTATAAGGATGGTTCGGATGCTCTCCTCAAAGAAAAAAAACTAAGAACTAAGTAA
- the lysA gene encoding diaminopimelate decarboxylase, protein MDEKKSFLKQKIDINSPNKNIVPITTSIGSDGKLSIGGCSIEELVKKYDSPLYILDEITLRNSCRAYKKALEKYYPGGSLPIYASKANSSLFMSNLVSSEGFGLDAVSEGELLTALKGGVPNEKIVFHGNNKSDQEIEFAIRNNIQVIVDNDYDLQRLEETSNSLNCDLEIMIRFTPGIECHTHEYIRTGSFDSKFGFGIEYLNHLFDKVSKTKHLNLKGLHAHIGSQIFELDPHNDLGKIMVNVILQAKKFGHDIQKLNMGGGLGIKYTEDDDPPSIDEWVKTISTSVVQACKKHNLNLPTLMCEPGRSIVSTAGITIYKIGAFKEIPGIRTYLSVDGGMSDNPRPITYQSNYSACLVSNPFNINSKNKYTIAGKHCESGDVLFKEIELANCKTGDLICVFGTGAYNNSMSSNYNRIPRPAALLVSDGEAEIIQKRESPLDLLKYDVLPDRFLKQN, encoded by the coding sequence ATGGACGAAAAAAAATCCTTTTTAAAACAAAAGATTGATATCAACAGCCCAAATAAAAATATAGTACCGATTACTACATCTATAGGAAGTGATGGAAAATTATCAATTGGTGGGTGCTCTATTGAAGAATTAGTTAAGAAATATGATTCTCCACTTTATATTTTGGATGAAATCACTCTAAGAAACTCTTGTAGAGCATATAAAAAAGCACTAGAAAAATATTACCCTGGAGGATCTCTTCCAATATATGCTTCTAAAGCAAATAGTTCTTTATTCATGAGTAACCTAGTTTCATCAGAGGGTTTTGGACTTGATGCGGTTTCAGAGGGAGAACTATTAACTGCTCTTAAAGGTGGAGTCCCAAATGAAAAAATCGTCTTTCACGGTAATAATAAATCAGATCAAGAAATAGAGTTTGCAATTAGAAATAACATACAAGTAATTGTAGATAATGATTATGACTTACAAAGGTTAGAAGAAACTTCAAATTCATTAAATTGTGATTTGGAAATAATGATTCGATTTACTCCTGGAATCGAATGCCATACTCATGAATACATTAGAACTGGATCATTTGATAGCAAATTTGGTTTCGGTATTGAATATTTAAATCATTTATTTGACAAAGTCAGCAAGACTAAACATCTTAACTTAAAGGGATTACATGCACACATTGGGTCCCAGATTTTTGAACTAGACCCACATAATGATCTAGGCAAAATAATGGTGAATGTCATTTTACAAGCCAAAAAATTTGGCCATGATATACAAAAATTGAATATGGGTGGAGGTTTAGGTATTAAATATACAGAAGATGACGATCCCCCTTCAATAGATGAATGGGTAAAAACAATTTCCACATCTGTTGTTCAAGCTTGTAAAAAACATAATTTAAATTTACCTACTTTGATGTGTGAGCCAGGAAGATCCATTGTATCTACAGCAGGAATAACAATTTACAAAATTGGGGCGTTTAAAGAAATACCAGGGATCAGAACATATTTATCTGTTGATGGTGGAATGAGTGATAATCCAAGACCAATAACATATCAATCAAATTATTCCGCATGTTTGGTAAGTAACCCCTTTAATATTAATTCTAAAAATAAATATACTATTGCTGGTAAGCACTGCGAATCAGGAGATGTATTGTTTAAAGAGATAGAACTAGCTAATTGCAAAACGGGAGATCTTATATGTGTTTTTGGTACTGGTGCTTACAATAACTCAATGAGTTCTAATTACAACAGAATTCCAAGACCTGCTGCCCTCTTAGTTTCTGATGGTGAAGCAGAAATTATTCAAAAAAGAGAAAGCCCATTGGATCTTTTAAAATACGACGTCTTACCTGATCGCTTTCTTAAACAAAATTAG
- the cdaA gene encoding diadenylate cyclase CdaA, translated as MNFWGIINLKLLLDVLFAVGFGLLLFSRVKEQRTLWLLRGYLFLVSSAWFIQRYAYLPLTSKLIDAVVLACSLSLAILWQGELRRLMELLGTGRLAVLLGNPPKEFRAKSTTITQLVDTAGKLSQNRRGALIVVDLGSDLRPEDFLYSGTKIEAQLSTDLLINLFATDTPLHDGAVLVKGNKIISAGVILPLSRQGISRYGTRHLAALGITERFDRCICIVVSEETGTLSLANQGKLERPITSSRLQELLVDLIGNQNSMGTNKPALSKNSLSQKTNASDNIVGGINEDESKESEIITTKRD; from the coding sequence GTGAATTTCTGGGGGATTATAAATTTAAAGCTTTTATTAGATGTCTTATTCGCTGTAGGTTTTGGACTTTTATTATTTTCTAGAGTTAAAGAACAGAGAACATTGTGGCTTTTAAGGGGATATTTGTTTTTAGTTTCATCAGCTTGGTTCATTCAAAGATATGCATATCTTCCTTTAACATCAAAATTAATTGATGCTGTAGTCCTCGCATGCTCTCTCTCTTTAGCAATACTTTGGCAAGGAGAGCTGAGAAGGTTAATGGAATTGTTAGGTACTGGTAGGTTAGCTGTATTACTAGGAAATCCACCAAAGGAATTCAGAGCAAAATCCACTACTATTACTCAGTTAGTCGATACTGCAGGTAAACTCTCTCAGAATAGAAGGGGTGCTTTAATCGTTGTGGATTTGGGGAGTGATTTAAGACCTGAAGATTTTTTATATTCAGGGACAAAAATTGAGGCACAATTGTCAACAGACCTTTTAATAAATCTTTTTGCAACAGATACACCTCTGCATGATGGAGCAGTTCTTGTGAAGGGTAACAAAATAATATCTGCAGGAGTAATACTTCCACTCTCTAGGCAAGGAATTAGCAGATACGGCACAAGACACTTGGCTGCATTGGGAATTACAGAAAGATTTGATAGATGTATTTGTATTGTTGTTTCTGAAGAGACAGGTACGTTATCATTAGCAAATCAGGGGAAACTTGAAAGGCCAATTACCAGTAGTAGGTTACAAGAACTACTTGTGGATTTAATAGGGAATCAAAACTCTATGGGAACGAATAAACCAGCTCTAAGTAAAAATTCTTTATCCCAAAAGACAAATGCAAGTGATAATATTGTTGGTGGTATTAATGAAGATGAGTCCAAAGAATCAGAAATCATTACCACTAAAAGGGACTAG
- a CDS encoding isoprenyl transferase: MRLGKLIDDKINDLSMKIDKQKVPKHVAIIMDGNGRWATRKGLPRSFGHKQGVSVLKKILKAAKNLGCKVITVYAFSTENWTRPTKEVDFLINLFSEVLKNEIKEIHEESTKIKFIGDLTPFPKNLKEIISSSESLTKHNNKFLFNVCVNYGGRQEIVKVAKELALKSSSGEINPSEIDEELFNSELLTGGIKDPELLIRTSGEKRISNFLLWQLAYSEIYISDVLWPEFNEYEFLKAIIDYQSRHRRFGGIESLPNESFKDSQCSS, from the coding sequence ATGAGATTAGGAAAATTAATAGACGATAAAATTAATGACTTATCAATGAAAATAGATAAGCAAAAAGTACCCAAACATGTAGCAATAATTATGGACGGAAATGGGAGATGGGCAACTAGGAAAGGCTTGCCTCGATCCTTTGGGCATAAACAGGGCGTTAGTGTATTAAAAAAAATTCTCAAAGCTGCAAAAAATTTAGGTTGTAAAGTAATTACTGTTTATGCTTTTTCAACTGAGAATTGGACAAGACCAACAAAAGAAGTTGATTTTCTCATAAATCTTTTTAGCGAAGTTTTAAAAAACGAAATTAAAGAAATACATGAAGAATCAACAAAAATAAAATTCATAGGAGATTTAACTCCTTTTCCAAAAAATTTAAAAGAAATAATCTCTAGTTCAGAGTCTCTAACTAAACACAACAATAAATTTTTATTCAATGTTTGTGTGAATTATGGAGGTAGGCAAGAAATAGTAAAAGTTGCAAAAGAATTAGCCTTAAAATCTTCTTCTGGAGAAATAAACCCAAGTGAAATTGACGAAGAATTATTTAATTCAGAGCTATTAACTGGAGGGATTAAGGATCCAGAATTACTAATAAGAACTAGTGGCGAAAAAAGGATAAGTAATTTTCTATTATGGCAATTAGCTTATTCAGAAATTTATATATCTGACGTACTTTGGCCTGAGTTCAATGAGTATGAATTTCTCAAAGCAATAATTGATTACCAATCAAGGCATAGACGTTTCGGAGGTATAGAATCATTACCAAATGAATCTTTTAAAGATTCTCAATGTTCTTCCTAA
- the bioB gene encoding biotin synthase BioB — MTNSNNHQLDNEIRFDWERQEILEILNKPLIDLMWESQIIHRKFNKYNIQLASLFSVKTGGCEENCSYCSQSIYSASEIKSHPQFEVEEVLKRAQIAKNEGADRFCMGWAWREIRDGKSFNAMLEMVSGVRNLGMEACVTAGMLTEQQASRLADAGLTAYNHNLDTSPEYYKNIITTRTYQDRLDTINRVRNAGINVCCGGIIGLGETNGDRASLLEVLSNMNPHPESVPINSLVAIEGTGLEDNQEIDSIEMIRMIATARILMPKSKIRLSAGREKLSKEAQILCFQCGANSIFYGDELLTTSNPSFQSDRKLLNEVGVSFNKDFETCEKTLSSL, encoded by the coding sequence ATGACAAATTCAAATAATCATCAGTTAGATAACGAAATTAGGTTTGATTGGGAAAGACAAGAAATATTGGAAATACTCAATAAGCCTCTGATTGATTTAATGTGGGAATCCCAAATCATTCACAGAAAATTTAACAAATACAATATTCAATTAGCATCATTGTTCAGCGTAAAAACTGGTGGATGCGAGGAAAATTGTTCGTATTGTAGCCAATCAATTTATAGTGCTAGCGAAATCAAAAGTCATCCGCAATTTGAGGTTGAAGAGGTTTTAAAAAGAGCTCAAATAGCAAAAAATGAAGGTGCAGATAGGTTTTGTATGGGTTGGGCGTGGAGAGAAATTAGAGATGGAAAATCTTTTAATGCAATGTTAGAGATGGTTAGCGGTGTAAGAAATTTAGGAATGGAAGCTTGTGTTACAGCTGGGATGCTTACAGAACAACAAGCTTCCAGACTAGCTGATGCAGGTTTGACCGCGTATAACCACAATCTTGATACTAGTCCTGAGTATTATAAAAATATAATTACGACTAGAACTTATCAAGACAGATTAGATACTATCAATAGAGTAAGAAATGCAGGAATAAATGTTTGTTGTGGAGGAATAATAGGTTTAGGTGAAACTAATGGCGATAGAGCATCTCTTTTGGAAGTACTTTCAAACATGAATCCGCACCCTGAAAGTGTTCCTATAAATTCATTAGTAGCTATTGAAGGTACTGGTTTAGAAGATAATCAAGAAATTGATTCAATTGAGATGATAAGGATGATAGCTACAGCAAGAATTCTCATGCCTAAAAGTAAAATAAGATTAAGTGCAGGTCGAGAAAAGCTATCAAAAGAAGCCCAAATATTATGTTTTCAATGTGGTGCAAATTCAATCTTTTACGGAGATGAGTTACTCACAACTTCAAATCCATCTTTTCAATCAGACAGAAAACTTCTTAATGAGGTAGGAGTATCATTTAATAAAGATTTTGAAACTTGTGAAAAAACATTATCTTCTTTATGA
- a CDS encoding rhodanese-related sulfurtransferase codes for MKGKNYKIVSLYSFFPFQENLILDLKNKLLEIENENDISGLLIFASEGINGTICAEKNVTDFVINLLDKYTDNRNLNIKVNFSKKKVFKKLKIKIKKEIVTMGVHGIKPAQDNGTYVDSVNWNKLVKNQNTIVIDTRNHYEVSIGTFQNSINPNTKNFSEFPKWVDDHLDTHLEDKESTNIAMFCTGGIRCEKATSLLKKKGYKNIYHLQGGILQYLDDIPRDKNLFEGECYVFDKRVALDQELEKGSYSICHACGMPVSIQDQERKEYRKGIQCHFCIDQFSNDDRKRFEERQKQIDRLNEENHKIYKD; via the coding sequence ATGAAAGGCAAAAATTATAAAATAGTTTCTCTTTATTCCTTTTTCCCATTTCAAGAAAACTTAATTCTTGATCTGAAAAATAAATTATTAGAAATTGAAAATGAAAACGATATTTCAGGTTTATTAATTTTTGCGAGTGAAGGTATTAATGGAACTATTTGTGCTGAGAAAAATGTAACTGATTTTGTTATCAACTTACTTGATAAATATACGGATAATAGAAATTTGAATATAAAAGTAAACTTTTCAAAAAAGAAAGTCTTCAAAAAATTAAAAATAAAAATTAAGAAAGAAATAGTTACCATGGGTGTCCATGGAATAAAGCCTGCGCAAGATAATGGGACTTATGTTGACTCAGTGAATTGGAATAAGTTAGTCAAAAATCAAAATACAATAGTCATTGATACTAGAAATCATTATGAGGTTTCTATTGGAACTTTTCAGAATTCAATAAACCCAAATACAAAAAACTTTAGCGAATTCCCCAAATGGGTAGATGATCATTTAGATACCCATTTAGAAGATAAAGAGTCTACAAATATAGCGATGTTTTGTACCGGAGGAATAAGATGTGAAAAAGCTACAAGTTTGCTGAAAAAGAAAGGTTATAAAAATATTTATCACCTACAAGGTGGCATCCTTCAATACCTTGATGATATACCAAGAGACAAAAACTTATTTGAAGGTGAATGTTATGTTTTTGATAAAAGAGTTGCTTTAGATCAAGAATTAGAAAAAGGATCCTACTCAATTTGTCATGCATGTGGAATGCCAGTTTCAATTCAAGATCAAGAAAGAAAAGAATATAGAAAGGGTATCCAATGTCATTTCTGCATAGACCAATTCAGCAATGATGATAGAAAAAGGTTTGAAGAAAGACAAAAACAAATCGATAGATTAAACGAGGAAAATCATAAAATTTATAAGGACTAA
- the lipA gene encoding lipoyl synthase: MRDNNLIKKEKILRLPSWIKFPISKVSEFEKIQTLIKKSNIHTICEEARCPNRAECYASGTATFLLGGSICSRSCAFCQVNKGRPSSINIDECTQVAEAVKVLNLKYVVLTSVARDDLPDHGANLFMSTIDEIRKIDSTIKIEVLTPDLWGGGKNIGETNNLQTERLKMILEKNPICFNHNLETVERLQKEVRRGANYKKSLRLLKKSKDIAPHIQTKSGIMLGLGETLDEIKNTIYDLKKIDCDQITIGQYLRPSFNHLVVKKYWDPSEFEYLYRFSKELGFKKVSSGPLVRSSYHAG, encoded by the coding sequence ATGAGAGATAATAATCTAATCAAGAAAGAAAAAATCTTAAGACTTCCCTCTTGGATTAAATTTCCTATTAGTAAAGTTTCAGAATTCGAAAAAATACAAACACTCATCAAAAAATCAAATATTCATACTATTTGTGAAGAAGCAAGATGTCCAAATAGAGCAGAATGTTATGCCTCAGGAACTGCCACTTTTTTACTAGGGGGATCGATTTGTTCTCGTTCATGTGCTTTTTGTCAGGTAAATAAAGGTAGACCTAGTTCTATCAATATTGATGAATGTACTCAAGTCGCTGAAGCCGTGAAAGTACTAAATTTGAAATATGTTGTTTTGACATCTGTAGCTAGAGACGATCTCCCAGATCATGGTGCAAACTTATTTATGTCTACAATTGATGAAATTAGAAAAATTGATTCAACAATTAAGATAGAGGTTTTAACTCCTGATTTATGGGGTGGGGGCAAAAATATAGGTGAAACTAATAACCTTCAGACTGAGAGATTGAAGATGATTTTAGAAAAAAATCCAATATGCTTTAATCATAATCTTGAAACTGTTGAAAGACTCCAAAAAGAAGTTAGGAGGGGTGCAAATTACAAAAAATCCCTTAGATTACTAAAAAAGTCAAAAGATATTGCTCCTCATATTCAAACTAAATCAGGCATTATGTTAGGTCTTGGGGAAACATTGGATGAAATAAAAAATACAATTTATGATCTAAAAAAAATAGATTGTGATCAAATTACAATTGGCCAATATTTAAGGCCCTCATTCAATCATTTGGTAGTTAAGAAATATTGGGATCCATCAGAGTTTGAATATTTATATCGCTTCTCTAAGGAATTAGGATTTAAAAAAGTATCTTCTGGCCCTTTAGTTAGAAGTAGTTATCATGCGGGTTAA
- the recR gene encoding recombination mediator RecR yields MITYTKPLSKLIGHFEKFPGIGPRTAQRLALFILKQPESTIRDFSKALLEAHSNVGRCKKCFNLTSEDECEICKNNERNQKLICVVAETKDLLALERAREFKGVYHVIGGLISPMDSVGPELLEIRSLVERVSKSEIDEIILALTPSVEGDTTSLYIGKLLAPFTKVTRIAYGLPMGSELEYVDEVTLARALEGRTKLN; encoded by the coding sequence TTGATTACTTATACCAAACCGCTTTCAAAATTAATTGGTCATTTTGAGAAATTTCCAGGGATTGGTCCAAGAACAGCGCAACGATTAGCCCTGTTTATTTTAAAACAACCTGAAAGTACAATAAGAGATTTTTCAAAGGCTCTTTTAGAAGCACATAGTAATGTTGGTCGGTGCAAAAAATGTTTCAATTTGACGTCAGAAGATGAATGTGAAATTTGTAAAAATAATGAAAGAAATCAAAAACTAATCTGTGTAGTAGCAGAAACTAAAGATTTGCTAGCTTTGGAGCGCGCCAGAGAATTTAAAGGTGTTTACCATGTTATTGGTGGTTTAATATCCCCAATGGATTCTGTTGGCCCCGAACTCTTAGAAATAAGAAGCTTGGTAGAAAGAGTTAGTAAGTCTGAAATAGATGAGATCATATTGGCATTGACCCCCAGTGTTGAGGGAGATACAACAAGTCTTTATATTGGAAAATTGTTAGCCCCTTTTACTAAAGTTACGAGGATTGCATATGGCCTTCCAATGGGCAGTGAACTTGAATATGTGGATGAAGTTACACTTGCAAGGGCGTTAGAAGGGAGAACAAAACTAAATTAG
- the psbP gene encoding photosystem II reaction center PsbP: MKNIKFNPFKYLFLIFLCLTLSACSGGLNAGLEAYQSPDGRYAFLYPTGWTRVKVDGGPEIIYHDLINSNETLSLVISDVNKEVQLEQLGSPNEVGQTLIDKVIAPEGSGREVKLINANKRETSNHIFYDLEYELNLNEQARHELATVVIDRGTLYTFAVGTNEERWNKVDGMFSNVIESFNFLI; encoded by the coding sequence ATGAAAAATATTAAATTTAACCCTTTCAAATATTTATTTTTGATTTTCTTGTGTTTAACACTGAGCGCTTGTAGTGGCGGACTAAATGCTGGATTAGAAGCTTATCAAAGTCCAGATGGAAGATATGCCTTTTTATATCCAACAGGCTGGACTAGAGTAAAAGTCGATGGAGGACCTGAAATTATTTATCATGATTTAATAAATAGTAATGAGACCTTAAGTTTAGTTATTTCTGATGTCAATAAAGAGGTTCAATTAGAGCAATTAGGAAGCCCAAATGAAGTAGGCCAAACATTAATTGATAAAGTCATTGCTCCCGAAGGTTCAGGTAGAGAGGTAAAACTTATAAATGCCAATAAGAGGGAGACATCCAATCATATTTTCTATGATTTAGAGTATGAATTAAATTTAAATGAACAGGCAAGACATGAATTAGCTACTGTCGTAATTGATAGAGGAACACTTTACACTTTTGCTGTGGGAACAAATGAAGAAAGGTGGAATAAAGTTGACGGTATGTTTAGTAACGTAATTGAATCATTTAACTTCTTAATATAA